One part of the Augochlora pura isolate Apur16 chromosome 3, APUR_v2.2.1, whole genome shotgun sequence genome encodes these proteins:
- the LOC144478901 gene encoding uncharacterized protein LOC144478901 → MNESLKRKYDEGAMCQALKAVRSGIPINTAAKKYRVPRSTLYGKYKQLHASDRRGRPTVLSTEAENKIVQWIIDMSRLGCPITKEHLMNSVTLQVKVSNISNKFIHGKPSRHWYQGLRKRHPILIKRISENVTLSRASISESSVRKWFMDTEDYLRKENLLNIDSTRVYNIGETSLMLNPENGQVPAKEESKNVHKVVNNNEEENITVLVNGNARGQLAPTMVVFNYKRVPSSIYTKLPEGFHVGTSEQGLMTASLFYEYIAKEFWPWLIKNKIQMPVILFLDGHVSYLTQLLSEFCREHQIVLIALHPNTTHFLQPMDVNLFEPLKARWKENVNRYCNEREKLSISKEDFAPVLETIFREMNLKEILSNGFRKCGLDPFSMDEVDFVTVFDKKNSNSCKSLVATSSQPCLLESVERYIKESTLHRFKCEKSENWTGREEDKSLFYFWRRILNDSNQSKNMANNCHTPVELVLIPEAFDSPPDQDECIIGF, encoded by the coding sequence ATGAACGAATCTTTGAAGAGAAAGTATGACGAGGGAGCTATGTGCCAAGCCCTGAAGGCTGTAAGGTCAGGAATTCCTATCAATACGGCAGCCAAAAAATACAGAGTACCAAGGTCAACTCTGTATggtaaatataaacaattacacGCAAGTGACAGGCGTGGACGACCAACGGTACTGTCTACTGAAgcagaaaacaaaattgttcagtGGATTATAGACATGTCGCGTCTCGGATGTCCAATCACCAAAGAACATCTGATGAATAGTGTGACATTACAAGTGAAAGTTTCAAACATatccaataaatttattcatggAAAACCGAGTCGTCATTGGTATCAAGGACTCCGCAAAAGACatccaatattaattaaaaggaTATCTGAAAATGTAACGCTGTCTAGAGCATCAATTTCAGAAAGTTCCGTTCGAAAATGGTTTATGGACACTGAAgattatttaagaaaagaaaaccttttaaatattgatagcACCAGAGTTTATAATATAGGTGAAACATCCTTAATGTTGAATCCAGAGAATGGTCAAGTGCCAGCAAAAGAGGAATCCAAAAATGTTCATaaagttgttaataataatgaagaaGAGAATATAACTGTTTTAGTCAATGGTAATGCCAGGGGCCAATTGGCTCCAACAATGgttgtatttaattacaagCGAGTGCCCAGTTCTATTTATACAAAACTTCCTGAAGGATTTCATGTTGGTACATCTGAACAGGGTTTGATGACAGCATCCCTTTTTTACGAGTATATTGCTAAGGAATTTTGGCCGtggctaattaaaaataaaattcaaatgccAGTTATATTATTCTTGGACGGTCATGTTTCATACCTTACTCAACTCTTAAGCGAATTTTGCCGCGAACACCAAATAGTGTTAATAGCATTACATCCAAACACAACGCATTTCCTTCAACCAATGGATGTTAATTTGTTTGAACCATTGAAAGCCCGTTGGAAGGAAAACGTAAATCGTTATTgtaatgaaagagaaaaattaagtaTTAGTAAAGAAGATTTTGCTCCTGttttggaaacaattttcagagaaatgaatctgaaagaaatattgtcCAATGGTTTCAGAAAATGTGGCTTGGATCCATTTTCAATGGATGAAGTAGATTTTGTAACagtttttgataaaaaaaatagcaatAGCTGCAAATCTTTAGTAGCAACTTCCAGTCAGCCCTGTCTTCTGGAATCAGTTGAGAGATATATTAAAGAAAGCACTTTACACAGATTTAAGTGTGAAAAAAGTGAGAACTGGACAGGACGAGAAGAAGACAAAAGCTTGTTTTACTTTTGGAGAAGGATTCTCAATGATAGCAATCAAAGCAAAAACATGGCAAATAATTGTCACACACCTGTGGAATTAGTTCTAATACCTGAAGCGTTTGATAGTCCACCAGATCAGGATGAATGTATAATAGGATTCtaa
- the LOC144478944 gene encoding RING finger protein 37 → MLFNFCDPRLRPEIECSTVSTEGHEVSNLISDSDKGFLAYASIKPPVNVDITFLCNVTISYIIIWPSVGSQKSTGFQIYAKTSNDDSVPYTSLVNGYLSPSNAGLVLYSSNVNHETLPVPANFLKRYIKPSLGYLASYINNLRICICKTDNSVPGLGKVEVWGSVASRCGKDTVASISTLWYKTKLSESTDNEQCIEKNNAFNSAEQSKSTSTPIVAPSNREVIESTLEVPEAFLDSITWEIMTQPIMLPSGKIIDQTTLQKHEETEALWGRRLTDPFTGIPFSEDRKPVIATALKLRIDKFLLENSNVEEIKKLPRVLGRALLSTATKTKTTEIPKYLLGESMLNRSLSDPKPKLHCSSSDTQGNKKFCHKLPVVVMSHKRTAITLPKPIKKRKAIETTKESNNATNSESYDIDSTVPDLKYLGDVPENDNASSKFNCTCCTNRVFYELPCKHVLCRKLLLSIQDNQCTLCSAAYNNNEIKRIFE, encoded by the exons ATGCTGTTTAATTTTTGTGACCCCCGTTTGAGGCCAGAAATTGAATGCAGCACTGTCAGCACAGAAGGACATGAAGTCTCCAATTTGATCAGCGACTCCGACAAAGGTTTCTTAGCATACGCAAGCATTAAACCCCCTGTTAACGTTGACATCACTTTCCTTTGTAATGTAACCATCAGTTACATCATTATTTGGCCTTCTGTTGGTTCTCAAAAATCGACAGGCTTTCAAATATATGCTAAAACAAGCAATGACGACAGTGTACCATATACTTCACTGGTTAATGGATATTTAAGTCCCTCAAATGCTGGCCTGGTGCTTTATTCGTCAAATGTTAATCATGAAACGCTCCCAGTTCCTgcaaattttttgaaacggTATATAAAACCATCTCTGGGATATTTAgcaagttatataaataatttaaggatATGCATATGCAAGACAGACAACTCTGTACCTGGATTAGGGAAAGTTGAGGTATGGGGAAGCGTTGCGTCACGATGTGGGAAAGATACAGTTGCCAGTATATCCACTTTGTGGTATAAAACTAAATTGTCTGAGTCTACAGACAATGAACAGTGCATAGAGAAGAACAATGCATTCAACTCTGCGGAGCAATCTAAAAGTACTTCTACACCTATTGTTGCTCCAAGTAACAG AGAAGTAATAGAATCAACCTTAGAAGTGCCAGAGGCCTTCTTGGACTCTATTACTTGGGAAATCATGACACAGCCTATCATGTTACCTAgtggaaaaattattgatcaAACTACTTTGCAAAAGCACGAGGAAACTGAGGCATTGTGGGGTAGAAGATTAACTGATCCCTTCACTGGTATACCTTTTAGTGAAGATCGCAAGCCTGTAATAGCAACTGCACTAAAGTTGAGAATAGATAAGTTTTTACTCGAAAATAGTAATGTAGAAGAGATTAAGAAATTGCCAAGGGTTTTAGGACGTGCATTACTCTCAACTGCAACAAAGACTAAGACAACGgaaattccaaaatatttattagggGAGAGTATGCTCAATAGATCTTTAAGTGATCCTAAGCCAAAGTTGCATTGTTCTTCATCAGACACACAAGGAAACAAGAAGTTCTGCCACAAACTGCCAGTTGTTGTGATGTCTCACAAAAGAACTGCCATCACTTTGCCTAagccaataaaaaaaagaaaggctATTGAAACTACTAAGGAAAGTAATAATGCTACTAATAGCGAAAGTTATGATATTGATTCAACGGTACCTGATTTAAAATACTTAGGTGATGTACCAGAAAATGATAATGCAAGTTCTAAGTTCAATTGTACTTGCTGCACAAATAGAGTTTTTTATGAACTTCCATGCAAACATGTCTTATGTAGGAAACTATTGTTATCCATTCAGGACAATCAGTGCACACTATGTAGCGCTGCTTATAacaacaatgaaataaaacgcattttcgaataa